GCCACTAATTTAGTTATGTTGAACGTGTCTAGTGGCATCTGTGACAGATGTCTAACTTTTTAAATAGGTTTAGCAGCAGTGAAGTAGACTCCCATTAAGTTTTCGAACAAAAGTTAATCTTGATCTTTAACCATCAATAACAAAACATAAAAGCATTAGGGTAATACTTGAGTGTAGCAAATTTTCCGGAAATCATCCGGAAATTTGGCTACTCAATGGTATttctataattataaataattacagAAATGCCATTGAGTAGCCAAATTTCCGGATGATTTCCGGAAAATTTGCTACTCCGTAGCAGTGCTCAAAGCATTAAAGCACGAGCAGTGCTACGATGTAGTAAAATTTCCGgaattcatccggaaatttGGCTTATAgatggcatttttgtaattattcatAAGCCAAATTtccaaataaatttcaaaaattttgctaCACTCAAGTATTACCCTTAAAGCACTCGGATCGGACGTATATAGTAAAAAAAAGTCATCTTCTTGAGAGTTGAGACTTGAGAGTTACACCCTCGGACCTTCAAGTGTACGACAGCATTTCCGTTGCCCATAAATGGTGGGGCCTGCGGGCGCTGGACCCTAGAGGCCGTGGGCTGTGCATGTCTTTTCATTTCTGGAGTCGACCGTTTTAAAGTCTCCTACTCACTCTCACTCAGAACTCAGAGAGTGACACAGGGGGGTTAACCACAATGCCTTGGAGAAAGAGAGCTCGGGACAGCAATGAACAGGACAACAATGaagaatccacagggaatggaAACGGGGAGGTTTCAGGGTACGAGCATTTCAGGAACCAGAGGATCAAAGAGAACTTGGAGAGAATGCAGAAACTAGGGATTCCCGACCTCTCTCAGAAGCTCAAGTCGAAAACTTCCTCTGCCAAGACAACCCCAAGAAACCCTTCTCAGAGAAAAACCCAGAACCCATTGCCCCTTCCCGCCTCCCCAAGGCGCTCTTCTAggtatttccttttcttttatttttatttttatttttttgtttttttgtttttttttttactttagaaTATGTTTGGTTGGTGGGAAAATGAGGAAAGGAACGGAAAGTGAAAGAAAGCTTTTGTCCTTTTGGCTGGGTTTCTTAAAACGAGCATAaagttgaagagagagagagagagagagagagagagagagagagagagagagagagagagaagtacaGAGCTTTTTAATCTTCTTGTGGGTTTCTTCATATTTTGTGGTTTACCCCTTCATTGGTTACTGagaatgaaggaaaagaaaagagaaggaccGTGCTTATGTTCTCCATTGCTTTGGCCTCTAAAATTGAATATGAATTTCTCATCTCTTTATCATCCTTTTTTATGCTGTACTAGTGTACTGGGTTTCATACTTTCATTTGTTTTAatctctgaaaaaaaaaatgtttaagacCTCAGATTCGAAGTGTTCATTTAtgctttttaaatcatttttggCCTCCATATACGAGATGACGTTCTTCTCAATCATGTCAAAAAGTTGTAGTAGGTCACTCAAATGAACGACTATATTTTGCTTGGGCCCAAATAACATAGTCTCTGGGCATATGTTTTAAACTTGTTAGAAAATCATTATGGGTTTTAGGTTGAAGAGTTTGACTCCAGTTGGCTACTCGGAAATCCGTGGTAAAAAGAAGAGGAACTCCTCGGGGAATGATGAGATTCACATACGTGAAGGTTTACAACCAGAAATTTACTCAGAAGAACATGATAAGCTTCTGGGAGATTGTAAGAACAATTGGACACTGTTTGTGGATGGATATGGCGAGGATGGGAAGCGCATATATGATCCGGTGAAGGGAAAGACATGCCATCAATGCAGGTgcattttctttctccttcattCTGATCTATTATAATGCTTTATTAGAATTAAGTAGCAAATTCCTTTATCTTAAGATTAAAGTTTAGAGAATTAAGTAGCAATGAGTAACATGTTGTTGCTAACCCTTAAGCCTCCAACTAAATGCTGCTTTCCGTCAGCCGGTTTGCATATAGCTTCTTCCTCTTGTCAAATGATTTTGTGGTTGTGAATCGAGAAGTGGTTTGAAGGATGAGCGATAATTCAAAAGGTCAACTCACAAAATTTGTTATACCACTGCGAGAGTACCCTTCAAGTCAATAGCAGAAGTTTTCAACTATATTGTTTTCCTATTGTGGTTGATTGTTCAAATTGTATAAGGTATCTTTTGTTATAAGATCTTCCTTTTCACTAATTGCTTGGTGGTACTTGGTAAAGCAAGCTTAATGGTGGCCTGTTTCTTTGCAGACAGAAAACGCTTGGTCAGCATACCCATTGCATCAAATGCAACTTGGTCCAGGGGCAGTTTTGTGGGGATTGCTTATACATGAGGTAATTAACTTTAATTTGCACTGCTTCCTGTTTTACTTTGCTTATAGAAAAGGTACTTTCATGTGACTTTAAAGTGCAAAAGCCTATGGTAACTCCACTGGgactattacaattctaagtttCCCACATTActtaagtacaatcttaaccATATGCATATAAGTTCTTTGGCACCCTCCCATTGCAAGCCAGTTTTCAAGGGTGAGTTTTACTTGAGGTTTGTATCATTTAGTATTAGAGTCAGTAACCACGTCGAGTATGAAATCGAACACAGCTCGTCGAGCATGGTCTTGAATAGGTTGCAGCTTTGTGATCAAGTCACGAAGGGGGCGACTTATAGGCTAGATTAAAATGTCTTTGTATTATGTATGGACGTAGTCTTAAGTCATTAAATATTGGTAGGGGAGTGGAGCTACCAAAAGAGAAAGGGTTACTATCGATTCAGTGTCGATAGAGTGAGCCGTAGTGGATGTCGACTACGGAGCGTGTTGGTATGTTACAATCCTAAGTGTCCTACATGgtttaagtgcaattttaaCTATGCGTATATAAGACCTTGAGTATCCTCCTTTTGCAAACTGGTTTTTAATGGTGAGTTCTACCTAAGGCTTGTATAGGGACTACCAAAGGCAAACAACACTTAGTAGATATATTTGCTATAATCCTGATCCACAGACCCATATAATTAGTTAGTAATCAAATTTCTTTTAGACAATATGGGAGACAAGCATAGATAGCAAGTCCTGACTGACGGTTAGTAATAGTGTTTATTAACATTCCTGTTTGTGTTTTAAGCTGTAATATTCTGTTCCAACCATTTGTAGCATTCCAAATATGGTTTGAACAAGTATATAGATTACTAAACTACGACCACCTCCCTCTCcaactcttttctctctctttcttcgatAACAATGATAAAATAATATGGTGTTATTCAGTAAATCTGGAGCACCTTATCACAGTAAAATTGTAGCAAAATGATTTTTATGCTATTGAAATTCCTGACTGTGGCTCTAAGCATGCACTACTAAACTATGTTGGGAATAGTTAAACCTGAAGTATATTTGATTTAAGTGTCCATCCCATGAGAGTATCAGTCATGGTAAACTATGTTGGTTGTCTGTGTTTGAAATCTATTATCTTGTTCAGATATGGAGAGAATGTGATAGAAGCCAATGAAAATCCCAATTGGATATGCCCTGTTTGTCGAGGAATTTGCAACTGCAGTCTTTGCCGTCAGGGAAAAGGGTGGATGCCCACTGGTTCCCTCTACAGGAAGGTTAGCACTATCAAGCCTGTATATGTGCATGAGTGTGAGAATCTTTATGCTTTCCCATTTATTTTGAGTAAACAGACAATAATCTCCTCCATCACAGGCTTCTTAGATTCGTTAAGTTAACAATCACATTTTATTGTATTCCTGCTCAGATGGGTGTTATAAATTCTTGTCTTTTGGTCCACTGGAGGCCCAACAGGGCCATTAGGACCCTCTCTTTTCCCTGAAATCCCCCCTTCCTTAGTGTTGGTGGGATCAATTCTAGGTTCCTAGTGCCATGGTAAATTGGTAAGAGGCTTTAGTAGTTGAGTCAGCTGATGCATTTGGATGCAATTATCCTATCACTTAAAAGGGTTTATTTCTTGCGGGTGATCTGTTACTATCACTCGGCTTGTACTGGCTGTCTAGTTTGGTATGTGATGGACATATGAAATCAGCATCTGGAGCAGAAGACATAGCTAAATTTGTTTATCTTTTAGGTTTTAAGACTGGGCTTCAAGTCTGTGGCACATTATCTCATTCAGAGTCGTCGCACTCAAACAAACTTGGAAGACTCAGGTAATGAAACTTTGGCTTCTCCAGTGGCATCACAGCTTTCTGAACTTGACACAGACAAGAGTCCTGATGGATTCTCAAAGCCTCAACCAGAAGATTATATAGTTGACAATATGGAAGAAAAGGTAAAGGATGAACTGCAATTCTTAGTTGGCAAGAAGCATGTCGATGAAAATTGTGACAAAGATGATGCTGTTGAAAAAACTGATGAGATGAAGAAAAAGCAAGAGGACATCTGTGAACCGTGTGTAGAAGCCTAAACTTTCCACCAAACTACTTTTGAATCCATTGCTTGAAGACTGAGAAACTCGTGCATATGGAGACAAATGTACCTTCTTTTTGTGAGCTGTATACATAGCAAGAAATGTATAAAATTTTGTGAAGTTGCTGATTTTGCCAAGGAATCATTCCCTTGAATGGGTCTTCTCCTCTGCATCCTTGGCTGTATCGGTATGTGTTTTTTTGTTGTGGGGAAGTTGCAATTGCATGTTGAAGCTTGACCCTTGGTGCTTTAATAgttatttgatatattttcaaGTGCCAAGAACATATTACCATGTTATCAAATGTCGTTTATATTAATACCCATCTCAATTAAAGGGCATGCAAGCTTTTGTCATGGAGTGATGCTACACATCCTAAAATTTTTATGTATCACAATCTCATATGATCTATTATCTcggaagaaaattttgaaaagtctgatatttttctttgtcatGATACTTTTACGCCTTGATTCAAATTTAGGTGAATTCGTGCCTTATACTTGGTTTTAACTCGCTTCAATGAAGCGTATCTCATAACTTTTAGAACTTTCTCGCTAATGAAGATACAATTAGGGTGGTTAAAGGAACAACTTTACTTGCAAACTCACTTAGATATACTTGATTCGGtcttgattcatttaattaaagagCAAATTATTGATACAAAATTAAGttcaattattaaataaaacacaatcATATAAATTCAACTCGATTAGATATATGCATGTGCAGTGACATAGGGGGAGCATCCCCCTTCTcccacttttaaaaaaaaaattatgagggtagaaaaaaaaatttgtaaaaaattaaaaaatttaaagtaaaaaataaaaatttaacctaTTAACcttgaccaatttttttttttttttttcggctcCGTCCTTGCCACGTGACAGAGATTATATGGTTTTTCAATAATGACATGGACAATGACGTATCAAACAGTCTCCATGAATCCAACTAAGCCTTTTCTTAGGCAAAAACTCGAGAAGATTCAATGAatctaaaaaattgaaaagtaggggaaaaaaagaagcaaaatacTTCTTGAACACAAGTATTTGCGTTCATCTTGATGTACTTATATAGCATTAGCCGGGGTTCATTTCTCACACTCTTTTGTGTTTGAATCTCAGCCATGGGAGAGGTAGACTCAGCGTTCATCCAAGCGGTCGAGCACAGGCCGAAGCTCAGACCCGTCGAGGTGGTTGATGAAATCCCAGTCATCGACCTTTCCAACATCCTCAACCCCGCTCACAACAACACCCAAAAAGTTATTTCCGATGTCGGCAGCGCATGCGAGAGGTGGGGATTCTTCCAAGTGGTGAACCACGGGGTCCCGGCGGAGCTAAGCAGAAAAGTGGAGGCGGTGGCTAAGAAATTCTTTGACGGGTCgttggaggagaagaggaaggtGAAGCGGGACGAGGTGAACGCCATGGGGTACTACGAAAGCGAGCACACAAAAAACGTTAGGGATTGGAAGGAGGTGTTTGATTATTTGGTCCAAGATCCAACACAGATACCGGCGTCGCATGAACCTGATGACAAGGAGTTAAGGATTTTGACCAATCAGTGGCCCCAGTTCCCGGCCGATTTCAGGTAATTTAAAGCTATTTGTCCACGTTTGTTTCCAGCAacattttctctgttttttacAAACATCAAGATACATCAAAAACAATTTCACCTTAACAAACATCAAGatacttttaaaaacaaaaacaagaaatacTCCCCATACTCAGTAACAAACAAACAGAGGCTTTACTTTCTCATAGGAAATTTGTAAGCGTTAAAATAATCAACTAGTTTCTTTTGGATGAATTACATCAATAAACTAGCTACTTTGTAGTATAATTCTagattttcttattattattattatcattttaatctttgtttttttttttttttttttttttttttttaaagttattttaaTCTAGTTGATGAGTTGTAGCAGGGAGGAAAGTAAGTCTAGTTGATTTTAGGAGAAACTTTGGAATGTATATGTTTCCCATGTTTTAGACCCTGTTAATTCCACCATTCCCTTGAGATTTAACAGAtgccaaaataatcaaaatatccccgtttttaattttcttttttaagaaaatctaAACATTTGTTGATCCACAGCCAGGcctttaggctttttttttaaaaaaaataaataaataatatatatatatatatatatatatatatatatatatataattctctaTAGTTTACATAGATGATGTCCTCATCTTCTCTAAGTCCATTGAAAGCAGCAAAAAGAATATTCCAGTTAGGCAACAGCCCTTCCAAATGTTCTAGTCTTATTCTCCCAGGAAATGGGTTTTTAAGTTGAGAATCATAGGAGAAGTTCAatgggttctttttttttttttgataagtaagaaagaaGTTCAATGGGTTCTTAAGTTGAGGAGTATGTTATCagataacctttttttttttaatcatattttgattttgattttcctgGAAAGGATTGTGTTGGGATTTAGTTTCTAAAAAATTTTGATGTGAAACATGGGAAATTAAGAGATAGTGTTGATGTTTGATATAAGACTAAATTTTATCAGCCACAGTTCATTTTATTAGATTCTCTCTTGAAAGTGAAATTATTTTCCATCTTGTATGACCACTTTTGGTGTGTCCTAACTTGATTTTGTAGGGAAGCATGTGAGGAGTATGCACAAGAAGTGGAAAAACTGGCTTACAAGTTGTTGGAACTTATTTCCCAGAGTTTAGGCTTACCAGCTAATCGTTT
The sequence above is drawn from the Alnus glutinosa chromosome 11, dhAlnGlut1.1, whole genome shotgun sequence genome and encodes:
- the LOC133882420 gene encoding protein DMR6-LIKE OXYGENASE 2-like — its product is MGEVDSAFIQAVEHRPKLRPVEVVDEIPVIDLSNILNPAHNNTQKVISDVGSACERWGFFQVVNHGVPAELSRKVEAVAKKFFDGSLEEKRKVKRDEVNAMGYYESEHTKNVRDWKEVFDYLVQDPTQIPASHEPDDKELRILTNQWPQFPADFREACEEYAQEVEKLAYKLLELISQSLGLPANRLNGYFKDQTSILRLNHYPQCPFPHLALGVGHHKDAGALTVLAQDDVGGLEVRRKSDREWIPVTPIPDAYIINVGDIVQVWSNDKYESVEHRVVVNSKKERFSIPFFFFPAFDTIVKPLEELVNEQSPAKYREYSWGKFFVNRNRSDFKRRDVENIQISHFRVSD
- the LOC133882594 gene encoding uncharacterized protein LOC133882594, producing MPWRKRARDSNEQDNNEESTGNGNGEVSGYEHFRNQRIKENLERMQKLGIPDLSQKLKSKTSSAKTTPRNPSQRKTQNPLPLPASPRRSSRLKSLTPVGYSEIRGKKKRNSSGNDEIHIREGLQPEIYSEEHDKLLGDCKNNWTLFVDGYGEDGKRIYDPVKGKTCHQCRQKTLGQHTHCIKCNLVQGQFCGDCLYMRYGENVIEANENPNWICPVCRGICNCSLCRQGKGWMPTGSLYRKVLRLGFKSVAHYLIQSRRTQTNLEDSGNETLASPVASQLSELDTDKSPDGFSKPQPEDYIVDNMEEKVKDELQFLVGKKHVDENCDKDDAVEKTDEMKKKQEDICEPCVEA